The nucleotide window ATCTGGACCTATTTCGCCCCGGCCGCCGCCAAAATTCTGAAAGACGCCCTTTAATCAGGCAAGAAGATCGTTGGGAAGTTCCTGAACGGCCTCGTCCAGTTCATAAAATGTTGGCGCCATATTGCCAGGAGCGCTCTTCCGCCCTATTTCAACTGAAATCTGCGGCGCATTGCCGTGCAGGTGGGCAATAATCACATCCTTGATCACATTAAAGAAGTGCCCTTCCTCGTCAACAATCTGCTGCAGGCGTGTCGCAATGGGGCTGGCGATGGTATAGGACAGCAAAATGCCCAGAAAGGTTCCCACCAGCGCGCCGCCGATCATGGCGCCGAGCACCTCAATGGGCTGGTCGATACTGGCCATGGTTTTGATCACACCAAGCACCGCAGCCACAATCCCTAGTGCCGGGAAACTTTCCCCGAGGATGCCGAGGGCGTGAGCCCCTTCGCTTTCCTCATGGTGATGCTTTTCCAGATCCTTCATCAGAACATCCTCGACCTGGTGGGGGTCGTCAAAGTTCATCGTGGTCATGCGCAGGTAGTCACAAATAAATTCGACGACATGGTGGTCGGCAGCCACTTTGGGGAAGTGATTAAATATCTTGCTGTCGTGCGGGTTTTCCACATGAGCTTCAAGGGCGATCACCCCTTTGGTCTTGATCAGCTTGGTCAATGCATACATCAGGCAGAGCAGATCCTTATAATCTTCCGCCTTCCACTTCGATCCCTTGAGCGTCTTGCCCAGGCCGCTCATGGCCTTTTTCATGACTGTACTGCTGTTGGTCACCATAAAAGCACCGACGCCGGAACCGCCAATAATCATAAATTCAAGAGGAAGAGCCTTGATAATCGGCGCCATTTTACCGCCAGCCAGCACATAGCCGCCGAACGCCATGACCATGACTACAATAATACCTACAATAACCAGCATTTGATACTCTTCCCTTAACTGCCGGACGAGTCGCCCGGCATCAAAACTGTCTTTATTTGGGACAGTTATAGTTAAAGGTCGTTAAGCAAGGTTTAATAACGACAACAAAAATAGCGGAATTACCGATAAAAGTTCTTCATTAACAGTCTGGTAACCGTTTCCTGGGCCAGAAGATGCTGAAATACAGTCTTTTCTTTCTCTTCATTTTGTCCTGAGCGGAATACCATCACCACCGCCCCACTTTGCCGCAACAACAAGTCCGGCAATCCGCCTTTTCTGAAGGTTTTTTTCGAGATATTCCTGCTTGTTCCGGCAACAAAAAAGCCGTTATCCCTGACCCGTGAGAGGGCAAATGCCGCTTCGTCCTGTAACATTCCCTTCTGTATGATGGAGAAACCAACCTGCTCTGAGTTTACCTGATGCAGGATCACAAGATCATAGTCATGAGTTCTCAGAAAATGTCGCAGTATATTCCTTTCAGAACGGTCAAACGTTTTCCGGTTCAGGTCAGTCGGTGGCACAGCTATTGAAATAAGGTCAAGGGTGACATTGCCGTAAAATTCAGGCCTGGTCACAAGCTGCCGAGCCGTTTCCAGAATAATTTCCGCAGAAATCTGGGTACTTCCGCCGGAATCCGACAGAACAAGGATTTTACCGGCCCCTTCCCCGATTGCGGCCCGGGAAAATAAATGCACCGGCAGTTCCCACCCCTGTGACCGGATAACGCCTATCACCGAGACCTTGAGTTCATTTGCTCCCGCCGCGGCAATCCCGTCAACCTTGTCATAATATGTGTTTAGCCGAA belongs to Emcibacter sp. and includes:
- the motA gene encoding flagellar motor stator protein MotA; the encoded protein is MLVIVGIIVVMVMAFGGYVLAGGKMAPIIKALPLEFMIIGGSGVGAFMVTNSSTVMKKAMSGLGKTLKGSKWKAEDYKDLLCLMYALTKLIKTKGVIALEAHVENPHDSKIFNHFPKVAADHHVVEFICDYLRMTTMNFDDPHQVEDVLMKDLEKHHHEESEGAHALGILGESFPALGIVAAVLGVIKTMASIDQPIEVLGAMIGGALVGTFLGILLSYTIASPIATRLQQIVDEEGHFFNVIKDVIIAHLHGNAPQISVEIGRKSAPGNMAPTFYELDEAVQELPNDLLA